The genomic segment CTGGAGCGCGAGCAGCCCTGGTACGCGCAGCGGCTACCGATGCTCGATGAGCGGGTGCGGACGCGGCTGGCGCAGTTGTCCGCAGCGCTGGGCGATTCCGCCTGGCTGGACGGCGGATTCAGCGCGGGCGACCTGATGATGGCTGCGGTACTGCTGCGGCTGAAGAGCAGCGGCCTGCTCGATGAATTCCCGCAGGTGAGCGGCTACGTGGACCGGGCAAAGCAGCGCCCGGCCTACCAGCGCGCGTTCGCCGCGCAGCGGGCGGTGTTCCAGAACGGATAGTTCCGCGCACGGCGTGGAAACACTCAGCGCGGCCTGGGCCGGGAGGCGGCCTGCACCAGCATCAGCTGCGCCACCAGGATCAGCATCGCGCACCCGGACAACAGCCACGGATCGATGTACCACTGCGCGTTGAAGCTGAACTCTCCGGCAGAGATGCGCTTCCAGCCGTTGAAGTGCTGCATGGCGGCCACCACAAACGCGAAGCCGCCTGAGGTGTACGCAAGCCAAGGCACGATGAGGCCGCCTGGCCGCGCGAACAGCATCAACAGCCCGAGCACGCCGATCACCGTGCGCTGCACGCGGCAGTAGGGGCAGACATAGGCCAGGCCGCTCCATTCCACCGACCAGGCCAGCAGGCTGACCAGCACCGACAGGCCTGCGGCAAGGTACAGCCACTTCGGCGTGATCGTCATGCTGCCGCTGTATGCCATCGCCTGCTCCTTCGTTCAAAGACCCGGGCAGGGTAACAGCGCCACCGGGTCAATCCTTCTTGAAGACCGTGCGCTTGCCGATCGGGCTGCTCTTGCGCGCCGTCGGCTTGGCCAGGCCCGGAATGAGGAAGTCGGTCACCTTGTGGCCCTTCTGGACCTTGGCGGCCAGCCAGCGCGGCATGCGCCCACGGCCGGACCAGGTGAGCCGCTTGTACTCCGGGTCGCGGTACTTGGCCGCCACTTTGCCGGTCCTGCGCCGTGCCGGCTTCCGGCGCGGGGCGGCCTCTTCGATGGCCTCTGCGCCGAACAGCTCCTCGAGGGTGTAGCCCGCTTCGGCCGCTGCGGCCCTCAGCAGGCGGCGTACCGCACTGGCCGGGCGGCGGTTGGAAATCAGCTGTTTCCGCTGTTCAGCGGCAACCACCAGGGCGCCCAGCTCGCGAAGGCTGAGCGATTCAATATCAATCGTCATGCGAGAAAGGTCTACCGCGCCGCGGCGGCTGTCAAGGCATCCTGATGGCCGGGCATACACACAGGCTTCACCGCCGCTGGGCTCCGATCGCCATCGCACGCCATCTCCGAGGACATCGACGTGAGCACCTCATCGCATTCGCTCGCCTACCTGCTTGCACGCCTGCTGCTGATGGCGCTGTTCCTGGTCTCCGGCATCGGCAAGCTCGGCGACCCCGGTGCCACCCAGGGCTACATGGAAGCGATGGGCGTGCCGGGCATCCTGCTGTGGCCGACCATCGCCTTCGAGATCGGCAGCGGGCTCTGCATCCTGCTCGGCTTCCAGACCCGCCTGGTGTCGGTGGTGCTGGTGGTCTTCAGCCTGGTGACTGCTTTCATCTTCCACCACAACGTCGCCGACCCGACCCAGCAGATCATGTTCCTGAAGAACCTGGGGCTGGCCGGTGGATTCCTGCTGCTGGCCTGCACCGGGGCCGGGCGTTACAGCATTGATGGGCGCGGGCGGCGCGGCTAGGCGCTGATCCGACGCCTGCGCGCTAGCGGCGGAGCTCCGCCTCGGGCGCCAGCGTGTGGATCACCTTGCCCTGCGCGTCGAGGAACTCGATTGCACCATAGCCTTCGGCGGTGACCGTCAGGCGCAGGCGCGTGCGGTCTGACCTGTCGTTCAGGGCAATGGCCGGCGTGCCATCAGCGCCAACCACCAGGCCGATGCGCGTGGGCGCCTGCACGCCGGGAATCAGCTTGTTGCCCAATGCAGGTTCACGGATCAGCTTCGGTGCCTGGTTGATCGAAAAGCTCACCGCGCCGTCCGGTGATACCCGCCAACCGATCGCGTCCATCGCCGGATGATCCAGCGCCAGCACCGCCATCCCACCGTCGACATCGGCGGTGCCGAAGCCACCGCGCTCGCTGCCTTTGTCGTCGTACAGCACCATCCCGGCCACGTTGAACGCGCGCTTGTACTGCAGGCCATCGATGATCGGCGCCGGTGTCCTGCCGGACAACGTCATGCGGATCACGCCCGTGTCGTCGACGATATCGATCCGCCGCGCGGTGATGCGTTCGTGGTCCGGCGTTTCCACGCGTGTCTGCGGTGCCTTGTCGACGATCAGACGCTGCAGGGTTTCAACAGAAGGGCGCCTGGGTGAATCGGAAGGCTCTTCAGCCCCGACAGGCATAGCGGCGAGGGTGGTCAGGACGACGAACGTGCAGGCACTGCGCTTCATGCTGGCTCCTGGTCGGACGGATCGGCGGAAGCCGCATCATGCCACTCTTCCGAAGGATGCTCCGACGAGTGCAGAGTGCTCTGGCGAGCAGAGGCCCACACTCCATCATTGGAAGCAAGCCCCCGGCGCTGCATGCATTCTTAATTCTTCAGATTTCCGTCAAGCACCCTGCGTCCCGTACTGGCCGCAAAGCAGCATGATGAGCGCCCCATTCAAGTCAGGGCGCTCGTTCATCTTCATGCGTGACATCGGACAGTTCTACGTAACCAGCGTCGAGGGAGTGACGCGCGCGGACGGCACACTCCTGCAGGTCACTCGAATCGATTGCGCCTGCATCAAGTGCTCGTGGCAGTTCAGGGCGATCCCCAATCATGGACTGGTCGATCTTGATGGGGCAGCGGCCCTCAGTTGCCCAACCTGCGGCAATCACCAGTCAGTCAGCCGGGCACGGCTCGAAGAGCTCAATCGACGCAACGGCGAATAGCCAGCGCTTGGACCTTCCATCAACATCGCACCGACGCTGCCGATACCTGTTCGGCGCTAGCCTTCAGTCAACCGATATTTGCCGGCCTTCCCATGAGTCATACCGGACTGTTTCAGATCACCAACCTGACGTACAAAGCCGGAGAGCATGGCACTCTGGCGCGGGCACTGCAGATCGTAGCGACGTGCACGGCCTGCGGCGCTACGAGCGTGTGGGGCGAAGATGAGATGGAACATGTCGCCGGGGGAACCGTGCTGGCCTGCCGCAACTGTGGCGTCCGCCAGGCCATCAGCAACGCGCGTCTTTCAAGCAGCCCATCCGACATCCGTCATCCGCGCCGCTGAATGGCACGCGGTTCGTATCGCGTAGCGCGCCAGCAGACGCAGGCGTTCACTCGCCTTTTACAACGCGTCGCCACCTCCGGCGAAGAAGCACCCGGATGCATCTGCCTGCATCCAAGCACCGCGCCCCCGCGTATGTAGGATGCCCGCGCCTTGCGGGCCTCCCATAGAGGAACGCGCCGTGAAAGCTCTTCAGCGGATAGCCGC from the Stenotrophomonas maltophilia genome contains:
- a CDS encoding H-NS family nucleoid-associated regulatory protein: MTIDIESLSLRELGALVVAAEQRKQLISNRRPASAVRRLLRAAAAEAGYTLEELFGAEAIEEAAPRRKPARRRTGKVAAKYRDPEYKRLTWSGRGRMPRWLAAKVQKGHKVTDFLIPGLAKPTARKSSPIGKRTVFKKD
- a CDS encoding DoxX family protein yields the protein MSTSSHSLAYLLARLLLMALFLVSGIGKLGDPGATQGYMEAMGVPGILLWPTIAFEIGSGLCILLGFQTRLVSVVLVVFSLVTAFIFHHNVADPTQQIMFLKNLGLAGGFLLLACTGAGRYSIDGRGRRG